A stretch of the Geovibrio thiophilus genome encodes the following:
- a CDS encoding SNF2-related protein gives MGITDYHAKYFAHELTKQLASGDPEKLAATLIDAQVEIKPHQVDAALFAFKSPFSKGALLADEVGLGKTIEAGLVISQKWAERKRNILIITPSNLRKQWNQELADKFFIPTVILEKQSFESEIRRGNLNPFIQDSAVICSYEFVKSKEPYVQNVSWDLIVIDEAHRLRNVYKPANRIANSIKRAVEGRPIILLTATPLQNSLLELFGLVSIIDEYTFGDLKSFKSQFSRLNGEDDFTDLKERISPICKRTLRKQVLEYINYTKRIPLTQEFYPKEDEQRLYDLVSAYLQKTKLYALPPSQRKLMTLILRRLLASSTYAISGTFQGLADKLTDKLEKRERYENDDFLRENFESFDSVSEDWSEDEGDYSDVENLTEADMEAIKEERAELLEFKRIADGIGENSKGAVMLTALEKGFEATERIGSNKKALIFTESTRTQEYLRDILENTDAYKGKVILFNGSNNDPLSNRIYKDWVEKHKNTDKVTGSPTADKRAALVEYFKTDATIMIATEAAAEGLNLQFCSLVVNYDLPWNPQRIEQRIGRCHRYGQEHDVVVVNFLNKKNEADQRVYQLLNEKFKLFEGVFGASDEVLGAIESGVDFEKRIAEIYQTCRTADEINASFDALQTDMTVEIDERMKNVKQQLLENFDEEVHEKLRVRAAESESYLNKYNNWLWSITRLYLEEYAEFSESDYTFYLNKNPFAGETIHRGPYRMGRAQDDENTYRLGHSLAQRVVEYYRKLELAPHEVVFDYSDTPSKISIIENLKGKSGWLRAVKLRVSSVDTEEHIFLSGITDEGDVVDNDCLSRFFSLKASVSDSAQVDESVSIALESVFDRQKQTFEEDIAKRNSDYFDIEMQKIDKWADDLKRSLEIKLKDLDQEIKQLKAEAKKILKLEDKLQAQREIKELEVKRNNMRRTLYDSQDAVEHQKEELISDIEKRLEIGVEEEELFTIRWKVV, from the coding sequence ATGGGAATAACAGATTACCATGCAAAGTATTTTGCACATGAGCTTACTAAGCAGCTTGCTTCCGGCGATCCTGAAAAACTTGCGGCTACTCTCATTGATGCACAGGTTGAGATAAAGCCCCATCAGGTGGATGCGGCACTGTTTGCTTTCAAATCGCCATTTTCTAAGGGTGCGTTGCTTGCTGATGAAGTCGGCCTGGGCAAAACTATTGAGGCTGGGCTTGTTATTTCGCAGAAATGGGCAGAGCGTAAGCGGAATATCCTGATCATCACTCCTTCAAACCTCCGTAAGCAATGGAATCAGGAGCTTGCTGACAAGTTTTTTATCCCCACTGTTATTCTTGAGAAGCAATCATTTGAGTCGGAAATCAGGAGAGGCAATCTTAATCCGTTTATTCAGGATAGTGCTGTCATATGCTCATATGAATTTGTGAAGTCAAAAGAGCCATATGTGCAGAATGTTTCTTGGGATTTGATAGTTATTGATGAAGCGCACCGCCTGAGAAATGTCTATAAGCCTGCAAACAGGATAGCCAATTCGATTAAGCGGGCTGTTGAGGGAAGACCGATCATACTACTGACAGCAACTCCGTTGCAGAACAGCCTGCTTGAGCTGTTCGGGTTAGTTTCGATTATTGATGAGTATACATTCGGGGATCTCAAGAGCTTTAAAAGCCAGTTCTCACGCCTGAACGGTGAAGACGATTTTACTGATCTCAAAGAAAGGATTTCGCCGATATGCAAGCGAACTCTCCGAAAACAGGTGCTTGAATATATAAATTACACTAAACGTATTCCACTTACTCAGGAATTTTACCCGAAGGAAGATGAACAAAGACTTTATGATCTGGTTTCGGCTTATTTGCAGAAAACTAAGCTCTATGCGCTTCCTCCAAGTCAGAGAAAGCTGATGACGCTCATTCTCCGCCGTCTTCTCGCTTCTTCCACATACGCCATTTCCGGCACATTTCAGGGATTGGCGGATAAGCTTACTGACAAGCTGGAGAAAAGAGAACGATATGAAAATGATGATTTTCTGCGAGAGAACTTTGAATCTTTTGACTCAGTGAGCGAAGATTGGAGCGAAGACGAAGGGGACTACTCCGATGTTGAGAACCTTACCGAAGCTGACATGGAAGCGATAAAGGAGGAGCGGGCGGAACTTCTTGAGTTTAAACGTATTGCGGATGGAATCGGGGAAAACTCAAAGGGTGCGGTTATGCTTACCGCTCTGGAAAAAGGGTTTGAGGCAACGGAGCGTATTGGCAGTAATAAAAAGGCATTGATATTCACAGAATCCACCCGCACACAGGAATATCTGCGGGACATTCTGGAAAACACAGACGCTTATAAAGGCAAAGTTATTCTGTTTAACGGCTCTAATAATGACCCGCTCTCAAACAGAATATACAAAGACTGGGTGGAGAAACACAAAAACACGGATAAGGTGACAGGCTCTCCCACTGCGGATAAACGTGCGGCACTTGTGGAGTATTTCAAGACCGATGCGACAATAATGATAGCAACCGAAGCCGCCGCAGAGGGGTTAAACCTTCAATTCTGCTCTCTCGTGGTGAACTATGATTTGCCGTGGAACCCGCAGAGAATAGAACAGAGGATCGGACGCTGCCACAGATACGGGCAGGAGCATGATGTTGTTGTGGTGAATTTCCTTAATAAAAAGAACGAGGCGGATCAGCGTGTCTATCAGCTTCTGAATGAAAAATTCAAACTGTTTGAAGGGGTTTTCGGCGCAAGTGACGAGGTGCTGGGGGCTATAGAATCCGGTGTGGATTTTGAAAAGCGTATTGCGGAGATTTATCAGACCTGCCGCACCGCAGATGAGATTAACGCCAGCTTTGATGCACTTCAGACGGATATGACAGTTGAAATTGATGAAAGAATGAAAAACGTCAAACAACAGCTTCTGGAAAACTTTGATGAAGAAGTTCATGAAAAACTGAGAGTACGTGCAGCTGAGAGTGAAAGCTATTTGAATAAGTATAACAACTGGCTCTGGAGTATAACCAGACTTTACCTAGAGGAATATGCGGAATTCAGCGAGAGTGATTACACATTTTACCTAAATAAAAACCCTTTCGCCGGAGAGACAATACACAGAGGTCCATACCGGATGGGCAGGGCGCAGGATGATGAAAACACATACAGGCTTGGTCATTCGCTGGCTCAAAGGGTTGTTGAATATTACAGAAAACTTGAGCTTGCACCGCATGAGGTTGTTTTTGATTATTCCGATACTCCGTCAAAAATAAGCATTATAGAAAACCTGAAAGGAAAATCCGGCTGGTTAAGGGCTGTTAAGCTGCGTGTAAGCTCTGTTGATACCGAAGAGCATATCTTCCTATCCGGCATTACAGACGAAGGCGATGTTGTGGATAATGACTGCCTGTCCAGATTTTTTTCGTTAAAAGCATCGGTCAGCGATTCGGCACAGGTGGATGAATCAGTATCAATTGCCTTAGAATCGGTCTTTGACCGCCAGAAACAGACTTTTGAGGAAGATATTGCAAAAAGAAACTCCGACTATTTTGACATTGAAATGCAGAAGATTGATAAATGGGCGGATGACTTGAAGCGAAGCTTGGAGATCAAGTTAAAAGATTTGGATCAGGAGATCAAGCAACTCAAGGCGGAAGCGAAGAAGATACTTAAATTGGAAGATAAACTGCAAGCTCAAAGAGAAATAAAAGAGCTTGAGGTCAAAAGAAACAATATGCGCCGCACATTGTACGATTCACAGGACGCAGTGGAACACCAGAAAGAAGAGCTTATATCTGATATTGAAAAACGCCTTGAAATCGGAGTTGAGGAAGAGGAATTGTTTACTATAAGATGGAAAGTAGTTTAA
- a CDS encoding KAP family P-loop NTPase fold protein, which yields MLKRPKPIEINPDDIFANDMLGREQIIINLTEIIKNAEEGFVLCVNAPWGNGKTTFINLWKVFLEGNSFKTIYFNAWENDYSKEPLLSILNAIGTEFEEKSTGTLAKVKKAGFKLLKAGIPIAVRAATMGIINYKELKDVMSDDTDTAVAELVAKAVENKMNELAADKGIHEQFRAVLTEYTAETINEGGQSKLVFFIDELDRCRPTYAVELLEVVKHFFSIDNIVFILAVDKKQLGDSIKTMYGTDMDIEGYLKRFFDISFNLQLPSRGKYIKYLYQKYNFEEFFESRKGYEGRQYEKNEIIDTIIFLAELWELSLREIDHIFTTLSTAFLMTEQNKKLFPQFFALLIVLKQRAPSFYYRLSTDISCIDEVVLMLKNAATKKKVDSHLLLLLEAYLNVGCRDEESCYTWLENLKKNESSEQSGFTTPNLSKVASMLMNRFDYGAIGSYQFISNKIEFLENIDWSKS from the coding sequence ATGCTGAAAAGACCCAAGCCCATTGAGATCAATCCTGATGATATTTTCGCAAATGATATGTTGGGACGTGAGCAGATTATAATAAATCTTACAGAAATTATTAAAAACGCTGAAGAAGGTTTTGTCCTCTGTGTTAATGCTCCATGGGGGAACGGCAAAACCACATTTATCAATCTTTGGAAAGTTTTTTTAGAAGGAAATAGTTTTAAAACTATATATTTTAATGCTTGGGAAAACGATTATTCAAAAGAACCGCTATTGTCTATTCTGAATGCTATAGGTACGGAGTTTGAAGAGAAAAGTACTGGAACATTGGCAAAAGTTAAGAAGGCTGGTTTTAAATTATTAAAAGCTGGAATTCCCATTGCTGTTCGCGCAGCCACGATGGGTATTATAAACTATAAAGAATTAAAAGATGTTATGTCCGATGATACGGACACTGCTGTTGCAGAACTTGTTGCTAAGGCAGTTGAAAACAAAATGAATGAATTAGCCGCAGATAAAGGAATACATGAACAATTCAGAGCGGTACTAACAGAATATACAGCAGAAACTATAAATGAGGGTGGGCAGAGCAAACTTGTTTTTTTCATAGATGAATTAGATAGATGCCGTCCTACCTATGCTGTAGAGTTACTTGAAGTTGTTAAACATTTTTTTAGCATAGATAATATTGTTTTCATTTTAGCAGTTGATAAGAAGCAATTAGGCGATTCGATTAAAACCATGTATGGAACTGATATGGACATCGAAGGTTACCTCAAAAGATTTTTTGATATTAGCTTTAATCTGCAATTACCTTCAAGGGGAAAATATATTAAATACCTTTATCAAAAATATAATTTTGAAGAGTTTTTTGAAAGCCGCAAAGGCTATGAAGGACGTCAGTATGAAAAAAATGAAATCATTGATACAATTATTTTTTTAGCAGAACTTTGGGAGCTGAGCTTAAGGGAAATTGATCATATTTTTACCACTCTTTCAACGGCTTTTTTAATGACAGAACAAAATAAAAAACTTTTCCCCCAGTTTTTTGCGCTTCTGATAGTATTGAAACAAAGAGCCCCTAGCTTCTATTATCGATTATCAACTGACATATCGTGCATTGATGAAGTGGTTCTAATGTTGAAAAACGCAGCTACTAAGAAAAAGGTTGATTCTCATCTTCTACTATTATTAGAAGCCTATCTTAATGTCGGATGTAGAGATGAAGAGAGCTGCTATACGTGGTTAGAAAACTTAAAAAAGAATGAGAGTAGTGAACAAAGTGGTTTTACAACCCCAAATCTTTCTAAGGTAGCATCTATGCTGATGAATAGATTTGATTATGGAGCTATAGGATCTTATCAGTTTATATCAAATAAGATAGAATTTCTTGAGAACATAGATTGGAGCAAAAGCTAA